GAACTCTGTcatgctgacccccccccacagacccccacagacccccccctcacagttattagtgaaaagtcactttgaGGCCTGATAACACTTTTTAGTTTaactattcaaatgtaaaatgttcttCTCACGCTGCAGACGTGCTGCATTCCTCCTAAACTAAATGAAAGATCACCATCTGTATCCGGGCTGAAGGAGATCTGCTTTCTAAGCTGCTCAAATATTTAAAACCCCAAACCATCTTCGCCATCGGCTTTAATTAGCGAGCGGCTGCATTAAATAATTCACTTTCTAATAGTCAGGTGTCTTTGTGAGGGAGAAATAGAAGCCAAGTGTTTAATATTTCAGAGCAGTTTGCAATGACAGTGTGTGACTGATGCATTCTGGGTATGAATAGACTTCACAGCTGGACAAGTGGAACTTCAATGACTGCTTTGAATATAATTGGAGATGTGATCATCCTTTTCCTTGCTACCTTCGAATACTTTAGAATTGTCTAATATGTACAAACAGGGATTGAATCTACTAAGACTACAACGGTTCAACAATATTTCCTTTGTACAATAATATTAACGGTTATACTTATCCTCCCTCagcagttttcattttgttaaGTTTGGTCCTTCAGCAGCTGATAAAAGTGTCATCAGTGTgtcctgttgcctagcaacattGCATGTTGTGTTCTTTCAGTAGTTTATTATTAATGAATCACTTTTCTTTAAGCTGCTGTCagaagccacgcccccttccagATGTTACACTATCTGTCAATCATCACAAGTCTGTagaaccacaaaaaaaacaacggaaGATGTTTTCAGGTGTACTTTTATTTAACGTTCTTTAGGTGTTTGAAGAACTCCTCTAGAACGTTCTCCACTTCGTCTTCGATGTAATCTTTCACCACGAAGACGTCGCCATCAGCGGCACCACGAATCATGGCAGAAAGATCTGAAACAGGaagttttattgtgaaagggaaTTCATAAGACTATTGTTATTGCAGAGTGAGGAATGAAgacaaagaaggaaggaaggaaacaggAAGGGGGAcatgagagggagaaagaaacggGAAGCAGAGTTTATTATGATGTtattgggagggagggaaggaaggaaggaaggaaacaggAAGGGGGAcatgagagggagaaaggaacaggaagcagagattattatgatgttattgggagggatggaaggaaggaaggaaggaaggaaacaggAAGGGGGAcatgagagggagaaagaaacaggaagcagagattattatgatgttattgggagggaaggaaggaaggaaggaaacaggAAGGGGGAcatgagagggagaaagaaacaggaagcagagattattatgatgttattgggagggaaggaaggaaggaaggaaacaggaagtgtccTCACTGCGTCCTGACGTCGGTCTGAATAGACAGAATATTCTCTTCTCCATAGCAACAGCTCGACCCAGCTCGTAGCCGACGCCCAGAGACGGCTGGGTTACCTCGGCAACTACCACTGGAACATGAGGTTAAAGGTCATATTCATCCATCACTATTGATTGACAGATCACTCCATTGATTGACCTATCCTGCGATTGATTGTTTGATTACCATCACACTGCCGCAACCAGTCCACGTCTCTGTCATGGATGGACCGGTCTCCTGCTGACGAGGCGTCCTCTCCTGTCCAACCACAGCACAGTTCAGTGACGTCACAACTggcttcttctgtggtgtcaGTGAATTCCATGTTTGATGAAAGAGCAGCAAGTGATTGTTCAGTGGCAGCTGGCGGAATTGTTTTTGGGGTTCGGGTCAGTATGATTCAATATATATACTCGTACACCTGCTCGCTATTATTTGAACCCGTTAtcggaattgaatgtattgatCATCGTTTACATTCTGTCCTCGTGACATCactgtagtctgtccatcaggagacggatcgtcctctgaggtttcttccccttTCTCCCCGTGGAGGGTCTTCATCGGTCGTGTGTACACaccgtaaagccctctgaggctcaTTTGGAATttgcgatacaaaataaaactaattgaaTTGATCTTAGATTCATCGCCGacctgtgtgtgcacgtgtacgCGCGTGTGAGACCTCTCTCGCTGATTTCCGTGAAGCTCACGTGCTCCGTGAGCACGCTTCCGTAGCTCTGCAGCTTCTGGACGATCCTCCGGTAAACGCGGACGTCATCTCTGCCGCCGCGGATGCTGCCGCAGAAATACACCTTCATGCTCCCGGTTGGAGCCTGGGGTCCTGTCGCCGTTTCCCGCGCTAGATGGCAATGCCGCTCTGCGTGGTGACGTCAGACCACGTGCCATGACTGTGAGTTACACGTGACCTGATTCTGTCTCGCAGGTTCTTTCTCTGCTGAAGAGGAAGCACCTGACAGGCCGCACGTCGGGCAACAAAATGGACTTGAGGGTAAAGTTTAGTCTGCAGTTAATAACGTAGCTGGGGAGGGGCTCTGCACTGAGCCCACTGATGGGATGTGCCCCCCCTCACGGATCTGAGGCCGCCACAAGGGTCTTTACTAAgagcaaaaacattttgagaTTTGTTATTGTTCACTTAAAAATctacaaatcatttatttttaaactttttatttaatgtatcagggctctcaagtgtcactcATTTTGGTCCGTAGTCACGCACTCCCCCCACACATCCAATCCCCCCCACcacatattatttatttctcaaaATTCaatttttccctctttttatCCCCGTAGTGAAATATGATTACAGTATATTTGTGTTAATAAGCCTGACGTGAGCCTGTAAATTTGCTCATTTGTTCCATGAGTTGTTGGCCTGTTTGGAGTCTTGTTGTACGTGCAGGGTTACGTACACATGAATAAAGTATCTGTGATGATCACTTTGTATCATCTGTAGGTGGATTCGATTGAATACAGTGTTCATATTGCAATGGGCCCTGGGTAACTTCATACCTGAGAAGTTGGCCCCCAGGTAGACATCGCACATTAAAGTCTGTGGGGCGGATATTGTTGATTGTCATTGCCTTGAACCAATCAGATCTTTGGACGTGCCAGTAGCACCGAGGTAACCGGAGAAGACCTTTGAAGCTCTGATGCACaacttgtatgtgtgttatcTATATATTGTGTGTAAGTGTTATTTAATACATGTCCTGATTTTACATCAGCAGTGAGTGAGAATTTTTCCAACATATCTAGATAAAACTAGAATGCCCCGTCCATggaaaatagctttggttttatatttcattaaatacatttaagttCACACTACACTACTTTTGAATTTATTATTGAATCAATTGCA
This portion of the Gasterosteus aculeatus chromosome 6, fGasAcu3.hap1.1, whole genome shotgun sequence genome encodes:
- the dnph1 gene encoding 5-hydroxymethyl-dUMP N-hydrolase isoform X2 yields the protein MKVYFCGSIRGGRDDVRVYRRIVQKLQSYGSVLTEHVSFTEISERGEDASSAGDRSIHDRDVDWLRQCDVVVAEVTQPSLGVGYELGRAVAMEKRIFCLFRPTSGRNLSAMIRGAADGDVFVVKDYIEDEVENVLEEFFKHLKNVK
- the dnph1 gene encoding 5-hydroxymethyl-dUMP N-hydrolase isoform X1; this encodes MKVYFCGSIRGGRDDVRVYRRIVQKLQSYGSVLTEHVSFTEISEREEASCDVTELCCGWTGEDASSAGDRSIHDRDVDWLRQCDVVVAEVTQPSLGVGYELGRAVAMEKRIFCLFRPTSGRNLSAMIRGAADGDVFVVKDYIEDEVENVLEEFFKHLKNVK